The following coding sequences are from one Acidobacteriota bacterium window:
- a CDS encoding YdeI/OmpD-associated family protein, with the protein MPLRFFANTEELTDWFRDHHDKLDEQWIGFYKKHTGIPSIDWAQSVDVALCFGWIDGLRKSLGATSYKIRFTPRRAGSRWSKRNLSRMEALLAEGLVEEAGLAVYQARATSLPDYQTAARPLPASLEKRIRARPKAWGFFRATRLAYRKGASAWINSAKKEETRLRRLDQLIECCERGEPVPPLRWGGRPVSKRD; encoded by the coding sequence GACAAGCTGGACGAACAGTGGATCGGTTTCTACAAGAAGCACACAGGGATACCGAGCATCGACTGGGCACAGTCGGTCGACGTTGCGCTCTGCTTCGGCTGGATCGACGGACTCCGCAAGAGTCTCGGCGCCACGAGCTACAAGATCCGGTTCACGCCACGCCGGGCGGGGAGCCGCTGGAGCAAGCGCAACCTCTCGCGGATGGAAGCCCTCCTGGCCGAAGGGCTCGTGGAAGAGGCCGGGCTCGCGGTGTACCAGGCCCGGGCCACGTCCTTGCCGGACTACCAGACGGCCGCCAGGCCCCTGCCCGCGTCGCTGGAGAAACGGATCCGGGCCCGTCCCAAGGCATGGGGCTTCTTCCGCGCCACCCGGCTGGCGTACCGAAAGGGCGCATCGGCCTGGATCAACAGCGCCAAGAAGGAGGAGACCCGTCTCCGAAGGCTGGACCAGTTGATCGAGTGCTGCGAGCGCGGCGAGCCGGTCCCCCCGCTGCGCTGGGGCGGCAGGCCGGTCAGCAAGCGGGACTGA